A stretch of Myxococcus virescens DNA encodes these proteins:
- the rplE gene encoding 50S ribosomal protein L5, translating to MADEKKAEQKEKKAKRGKKEEAKKVGFAANIEEGLESKPARLKVRFFKEGVPSLLKELSLKNPMQVPRLEKIVVNMGLGEALANNKILESAVEQLAAITGQKPIVTRARKSIANFKLRQGQAIGAAVTLRGDRMYEFMDRLITVALPRVRDFKGVSPKAFDGKGNYTLGVREQIIFPEINYDQIEKVKGLNISFVTTAANDEQGLALMRHFGMPFRQ from the coding sequence GCCGAGCAGAAGGAAAAGAAGGCGAAGCGGGGCAAGAAGGAAGAGGCCAAGAAGGTTGGCTTCGCCGCCAATATCGAGGAAGGCCTGGAGTCCAAGCCGGCCCGTCTGAAGGTGCGTTTCTTCAAGGAAGGTGTTCCGTCCCTCCTGAAGGAGCTGAGCCTGAAGAACCCGATGCAGGTTCCCCGGCTGGAGAAGATCGTCGTCAACATGGGTCTGGGCGAGGCGCTCGCCAACAACAAGATCCTGGAGTCGGCGGTGGAGCAGCTCGCGGCGATCACCGGCCAGAAGCCGATCGTCACGCGCGCCCGCAAGTCCATCGCGAACTTCAAGCTGCGCCAGGGGCAGGCCATCGGTGCCGCCGTCACGCTGCGCGGCGACCGCATGTACGAGTTCATGGACCGCCTCATCACCGTGGCGCTGCCGCGCGTGCGTGACTTCAAGGGCGTGTCCCCCAAGGCGTTCGACGGGAAGGGCAACTACACGCTCGGCGTGCGCGAGCAGATCATCTTCCCTGAGATCAACTACGACCAGATCGAGAAGGTGAAGGGGCTCAACATCAGCTTCGTCACCACTGCTGCCAACGACGAGCAGGGGCTGGCGCTGATGCGTCACTTCGGCATGCCGTTCCGTCAGTAA
- a CDS encoding type Z 30S ribosomal protein S14, with the protein MAKLSKIAQAKRKPKFSVRQYNRCPLCGRPRAFLRKFKMCRICLRNRALRGEVTGVTKSSW; encoded by the coding sequence ATGGCCAAGCTCTCCAAGATCGCCCAGGCAAAGCGCAAGCCGAAGTTCTCGGTGCGCCAGTACAACCGCTGCCCGCTGTGTGGCCGGCCGCGCGCGTTCCTGCGCAAGTTCAAGATGTGCCGTATCTGCCTCCGCAACCGCGCCCTCCGCGGCGAGGTCACCGGCGTTACCAAGTCGTCCTGGTAG
- the rpsH gene encoding 30S ribosomal protein S8 — protein sequence MPVNDPVGDMLTRLRNASRARHDKVVIPHSKLKLEIIKVLKDEGYIGEFVVHEQTVQNKRTVFPEISVQLKYGPDRAPAITGIRRVSKPGLRRYAAAREIPQVLGGLGISILSTSRGIMVDSEARKQKVGGELLCTVY from the coding sequence ATGCCGGTCAATGATCCCGTCGGCGACATGCTGACCCGCCTGCGCAACGCTTCGCGCGCGCGTCACGACAAGGTCGTCATCCCCCACTCGAAGCTCAAGCTCGAGATCATCAAGGTCCTCAAGGACGAGGGCTACATCGGCGAGTTCGTGGTGCACGAGCAGACCGTGCAGAACAAGCGCACGGTGTTCCCGGAGATCTCGGTGCAGCTGAAGTACGGTCCGGACCGTGCGCCTGCCATCACCGGTATCCGCCGCGTGTCGAAGCCGGGTCTGCGTCGCTATGCCGCCGCGCGTGAGATTCCGCAGGTGCTGGGTGGCCTGGGTATCTCCATCCTGTCCACCTCCCGCGGCATCATGGTGGATTCCGAGGCCCGCAAGCAGAAGGTCGGCGGCGAGCTGCTCTGCACCGTCTACTAG
- the rplF gene encoding 50S ribosomal protein L6 has product MSRIGKLAIKLGDKTKAVIAGEQVNFEGPKGKLSVKLPGKVKVEIKDGEMTVQRADDSREARSLHGLTRTILANAAKGVSTGFEKKLDIRGVGFRAEVKGKAIHFALGFSHPVVFNLPEGVTAEVDKAPRNEDSLPTVGLTLRSSDKEALGATAVNIRSLRPPEPYKGKGIKYAEERIRRKEGKTGTT; this is encoded by the coding sequence ATGAGTCGGATTGGAAAACTGGCGATCAAGCTCGGCGACAAGACGAAGGCCGTCATCGCCGGCGAGCAGGTGAACTTCGAGGGCCCCAAGGGCAAGCTGTCGGTGAAGCTGCCTGGCAAGGTCAAGGTCGAGATCAAGGACGGCGAGATGACCGTGCAGCGCGCGGATGACTCGCGCGAGGCGCGCAGCCTGCACGGGCTGACCCGGACCATCCTCGCGAACGCCGCGAAGGGTGTGAGCACGGGCTTCGAGAAGAAGCTGGACATTCGCGGCGTTGGTTTCCGCGCCGAGGTGAAGGGCAAGGCCATTCACTTCGCGCTGGGGTTCTCGCACCCGGTGGTGTTCAACCTGCCCGAGGGCGTGACGGCCGAAGTCGACAAGGCGCCGCGCAACGAGGACAGCTTGCCCACCGTGGGCCTGACGCTCCGTTCTTCGGACAAGGAAGCGCTGGGCGCGACGGCGGTGAACATCCGCTCGCTGCGTCCCCCCGAGCCCTACAAGGGCAAGGGCATCAAGTACGCCGAGGAGCGCATCCGTCGCAAGGAGGGCAAGACCGGTACGACCTAG
- the rplR gene encoding 50S ribosomal protein L18 — MPTKIEARLKRKNRIRKKLSGTTERPRLTVYKSLKHIYAQVVDDTTGKTLAFASSLSKDLKGQDEGDKKADAKRVGALIAQKCKAANVEAVVFDRNGFPYHGRIAAVADAAREAGLKF; from the coding sequence ATGCCTACGAAGATTGAAGCCCGTCTCAAGAGGAAGAACCGCATCCGCAAGAAGCTGTCGGGTACGACAGAGCGGCCGCGGCTCACCGTGTACAAGAGCCTCAAGCACATCTATGCGCAGGTGGTGGACGACACCACGGGCAAGACGCTGGCGTTTGCTTCGTCGCTGTCCAAGGACCTGAAGGGTCAGGACGAGGGCGACAAGAAGGCGGATGCGAAGCGTGTTGGTGCTCTGATTGCGCAGAAGTGCAAGGCCGCCAACGTCGAAGCGGTGGTGTTCGACCGCAACGGCTTCCCTTATCACGGGCGCATCGCCGCCGTGGCCGACGCCGCGCGCGAGGCCGGGCTGAAGTTCTAA